The DNA sequence GCCGGCAGCGGTCAATCCGTCGATGCCCACCCGCAGGCGTCGGTCACCGCACGCCAAGACACGTTCGGCGACGTCAGCGACCAACGCCGAACGTTGCGCCGACGCCATCGCCGGCAACGGCTGCTGCCATGTCGACACCGACATCCGTACCGGCGGCCGGTCACCATCCATGATCTGAAATCTATCCGAACAGATCTCCGGCATCGTCGGCGCGACTCCGACTCCCTCCGCCATCACCCGTCCACCGCTGCCGTCGTCCGCTGTCGCAACGACGCGTCCAGCTTCCGCAACAGCTCTCCCACCCGACCGCGACCTCCCGGGGCGTTCGGGTAACGGGTCAGGACGCTCACCACGGTGGGGCCGGCCAGACCCGCTGCCTTCGTGATGTAGGCGGCGCCGATGTCACGGTCGTCGCCGGCATCGAGTTCAAAGGCGCGGGCCGCGTGAGCGGCCGCTCCGAGGATGTGCAGAACCTGAGTCGCTTTCGCCAGGGGGTGGAGGAACGCCGCACTGGCCGCGGCAACGGCCGCGCGCGCAGCGTCGCTCGCCGCGACCTGTCCGGCATCGCGTGTCTCTTGATACGCCCGGTGCGCTGCCCACGCGCTGTCACGGATTTCCTTGGTCCGCCTGGCTCCGCCCGCAAACGCCCGTGCGGCGTCGAGCGCGGTTCGTGGGCGTGGATCGTCACGACGTATCTGTTCGAAGATCGTCAACGCGGGCTCCGCGCAGGCGACGGCGTAGCCGGTGATCTCGCGCAGTTCGGCCGTGCTGACTTCAATCATGAGGTTCTCGTCGGGAGCCGTCATACCATGAACGGTATCGTTGAACTGCCGGTGGAGACTTTTTCGCGACATTAGCAGGGCAGAGCGGCAATAACCCTCAAGACGGTGGGTGACTCAGGTTGCTCGACACGCGTGATCCGGTTCGAACTCGCATCGGTGCCGAGCACCGCTGCCGCCCGCGAACGGCTACGCGACATATGGACAGGTGTATATTGCCGCCATGGGTCTTCGGGTGCGCATCGCGGTCCTTGCTGTGCTTGGGGTGACCGCCCTGCTGATCGGTGCCGCGCCGACGAGCGCGGCGCCGGCCGCCGCAGCGGCGGACGAGCCTCCACCGGTGTGCCTCATCACCACCTCGACGGTCGCCTGGGATGGCGGCTACCAGGTAGAGGTCACCATCAAGAACGTCAGCTCCGGGCGGATCACGTGGCAGGGCAAGTTGACCGCGCCGCCCTGGACGATCACCGGGTGGGACGCCACGTTCGCCGGTTTCGGTAGCCAGTACACCATCGACCCACCCGCGCACGCTCCCATCCTCGGGTCCAACGCCATCGCCGAATTCGGCTATGTCGGAACGGGCAACGGCGCAGCCTTGCCCACGATCACCTGTAAGCCGTCCAACTGACGACGCCGAGCGGATCGACCTACCGTGACGCGGTTCGGGTTCGTGAGTATTGCGGTTCCGGGTTGTCGCCGCTGGTTGTCGACGACGTGGCCGAGGACTTGTCGTCGTCGGTTCCGGTAGGCCCGTCCGCTGGATCGTGATGCCGCCAGGGCAGTAGCGCGCTCGCCACGAGGCAGAGCACGCCGGCGAGCAGAAGTGCGGGCCGGACTCCGGCCAACGCCGCGACCCCGCCGCCGACAACGATGCAAAGCGGCTGTATCAGCCTGCTGCTGGCGGACCAGGCGGTGCCGACCCGGGTCATGAGCTGGTCCGGGGTGGCCCGCATACGGTAGGTCGCGAAAACCGGATTGAACACGCCTGCGGTGAACAGCAACAGCGCCTGGGACACGAGGATCGTGACCAGGCCGGGGAGGCCCGCGGTCGCGAACAGTAGGAGAAGAATCCAGGGGCCGCGAGCGGCGCCGGACCACAGCAGCGCCCGGCGGGCACCGAGGACGGTGACGATCCTGGGCGACATGGCCGCGCCGAGCAACCCGGCCGCCGCGGGCGCACCGAGCGCGAGACCGTACTGCCAGGCGGACAGTTGGAGGTCGCGGAGCATGAACACCGCAAGTAGCGGCACGGTCATGGTCACCGCCCCGCCGAAGAGCATCGCGTTCGCATACAGTCCGCGAAGTCCACGATGCCGCAGTATGTGACTGATTCCGGCGCGTACCTGCCGGACCATCGGCTCTCGGCTGCCCTCCTCCGGGCGGTCTTCGTGATGCCCGCGGACCCGGAGTAGGCAGAGAATCCCGAGTACGAAGCTGACAGCGTCCACGACCATTGTGGCCACCGCTCCGAAGGCGGAGATGAGGAAACCGCCCACCGATGGACCGACGCTGAATGCCGTCCAGTTCGTGGCCTCCATCCGGGCGTTGGCGGCCACCAGCCGGTCCGGCGCGACCGTCTGCTTGATGAAGGCGCCAGCCGCCGACAGATAGACGATCGAGCCGGCACTCTCGATCGTCGCCACCAGGCAGAGATGGGTGTAGGTGAGCCCGTCGAATGCGAACGCCACCACGACGGAGGCCATCGCCGCGAACTGAACACACTCGGTGGCTATCAGGACGCGACGCTTGGGCAGCCGCTCCACGTACGGTGCCAGGGGCAACGCGATCACCGCACTCGCGATCGCGGCCAGGGCCGCCATGATCGAAACCTGGGCGGCCGACGCCTGGACATACCTGAGGGCAAGGAACGGCAGTGCGCCCATGGCGATGGTGCTGCCGAGAAACGTGACGGTGTAGGCAGTCCAGAGACTGTTGAACTCGGCGACCCGCGAGGATCGAGCGTAGTTCACCCGGACACTATAGGGGCTTCTGCGCGGGGCGTCCGTGCGTCGTCGGCGAGCCTGCCGGGAACACCATCGGCCGGGTCGTCATCGACCTGCACACCATGGTCGGATCGACTTCTCCGGCGGGTGACGAGGACTGTGACAGGGTATGTGCAGACCGAGCCGGACTGGACCGGGCCGGCCGATCGTGCACGTCGTGCGTGCGCGAGCGCGTGATACGCCCGCTCGAGACGGAAGGAAGAACGTTGCAGAACGAGATGCTGATCGTCGACGACCTGATGCTTCTGCTGATCGACGACAAGTCTGGGACGATCGCCGGGGAGGGCACGCTCTACTACACGCTCTGCGGTGCCGTCCTCGTGGAGCTCGCGTTACGCGGCCTGGTCGAGACCGACGAGACCCGAACGATCTTCAACGGTCTCGAGGTGCGCGCGGTCGAAGGGGAGCCGCCCTCGGATCCCCTGCTGCGGTCCGCCTACGACAGGATCGCCGAGCGCCCCCGCGGCGTGCAGACGCTCCTCATCGAGATCGGAACCCACCTTCGCGGGCAGGTCATCGACCGGCTCGTGGAACGCGGTCTCATCCGCCGCGAGCGCGAGCGGATGCTCGGCCTGTTCCGTACGACGAGATTCCGCGCGGAGAACCCGCAGTACGAGGCGGAGATGCTGGAGAGGGTGCGTGCCGTGCTCGAGGACGGCGCGGATCCGGACTCCCGCACCGCTGCGCTGGCGGCCCTGCTCTCGGCAAGCGGCACCCTGCCGACGTTCCACCCGGCGATCAAGTGGTCGGGCAAGGTCTACAAGCGTGCCAAGGAACTCGAGAGCGGCAGCTGGGGTGCTGACGCCGTGAACACCGCCGTCGTCCGCACCGCTGCGGCGATCGCCGCGGCGAGCACCGTCGCCGTCACCACCGCGGTCCAGTCAGGGGGATGAGGTGGCGCCTGTGTCGACCCCCGGCACGTATCCGCCTCCTGGATACTCGCCGCGGCACTCGCGGTCATGATCGCCGTCGCCGCACTCACCGCCATCTCGCCCTGGCTGACGTATCAACCAGGAGGTGCAAGTGCCGCGACGCCCGGATGCGTTGGCCAATTAGGCACGGGGAGCTGGAGTTTCTCCAGGCCACCCCCCATCCGGCCGCCGAGTCGTCCACACCGGCCCACCGTCCTGCGCCTGGTCATCGCCTACGGTCGCTCGCGCCGTCGATCTGAGCGTGAGCGACCTTATCCATGCTCCGTAGGGTCACTCACGCTCAGATCGACAACCCACCGCTTGGCGTCCCGGCCCCGCTGATCAGACAAACGCATCTTTCCCCAATAGGCAGGTCTGACTCCGAAGACCGGATCGCCGAGCGCGATCGCGTTGACGAGATGAGCGCCAGCGGGATTGTTCGGGCGAGGTAACACCCCTCACGTTCAGCTCGTGTCGTCGGTGTTGCCCCAGGGGGTGCCGCACCTTCATGATTGTGCGGTTCAGGCAGCGGTTGGCCGCCGTGTCGCCGCTACCGGTGGGCGAAGACGAAACCGCCCTCGACGTCCGGAGCCGGGCGATGGACCATCTCGGCCGCAACGGTGAAGCCGGCCGCCTCCAACCAGGCCGCAACGCGGGCCGGTGAACGACGATGGACGTAGACGCGCATCGGATGCCCGCCGTAGCCCTCGGTCTTGAGCTGGCTGCCCTCGCCGGCATGGAAGCCGACCAGCAGCACTCCACCGGGCCGTACCACCCGGAAGAACTCGGCGAGAACCGTGGACATCTCGTCGTCGGGGACGTGGATCAGGGAGAACCAGGCGAGCAGCCCGGTCAGGCAGTCATCAGCCAGGTCGAGAGCCGTCATGGACCCGACCTCGAACCGCAAGGTCGGATGATCGCGCCGCGCCACATCGATCATCGCGGGTGAAAGATCGACGCCGAACGCGTCCAGGCCCACACCATGCAGGTGACCGGTGATCCGGCCCGAACCGCAGCCGACATCGGCGACCGGCCCGCTTCCCGCAGCGCGTACCAGTTCGGCGAACAACGCCAGGATGCCCCGCTGGAACGGTTCGCCGTGCAACGCGTCGCGCAGCAGGTCGGCGTAGCTGGCCGCCACAGTGTCGTACGAGGTCCGCGTGTCGTCGAGCCAGCCCGGAACGTGCATGCCGAGCACGATAGCCCGGCCCCGCACGATGGCTCCATCATGGGCTGTCACTCCACCGTCGCCGGCAGGATCGCGGGTCCCAGAACTACGGGCCGGGATACTCCGCGTGCATGTCGCCGTCGAACAGTCGCCAGTAGAAGTCGTTCATCCGCATCGCAGCGGAGGCGTGCCGGGCCAGGATTCCCGCCACGGCCGCCGGCACGCCCTGCGGAACCTCGCCGCCGGCCAATCGGCGCACGTACATGTTGCGGGCAACAGGACCACCGCTGACCGGCACCGGCACCCCGCACACCGTGGTGACCAGCCAGTTCACCAGCCGCATCGCCGCGTAGTCGGCATCGTGGCCGACGTGCCGCGCGACAAAGCCGCGCTCGGCGTCCGACAGGTCGAACCGAGGGGAGGTGGCAAGACCGAAATCGACGAGATAGATCCGATCACCGTCGGCCCGGATGTTGCCGAAGTGTCCGTCCATGTGCAGCACCTCGCGGCTGCGCAGGAAGGCCACGATCTCGAACAGTTGCCGTTCGACGGTCTCGGCCC is a window from the Polymorphospora rubra genome containing:
- a CDS encoding cellulose binding domain-containing protein is translated as MGLRVRIAVLAVLGVTALLIGAAPTSAAPAAAAADEPPPVCLITTSTVAWDGGYQVEVTIKNVSSGRITWQGKLTAPPWTITGWDATFAGFGSQYTIDPPAHAPILGSNAIAEFGYVGTGNGAALPTITCKPSN
- a CDS encoding class I SAM-dependent DNA methyltransferase, which codes for MHVPGWLDDTRTSYDTVAASYADLLRDALHGEPFQRGILALFAELVRAAGSGPVADVGCGSGRITGHLHGVGLDAFGVDLSPAMIDVARRDHPTLRFEVGSMTALDLADDCLTGLLAWFSLIHVPDDEMSTVLAEFFRVVRPGGVLLVGFHAGEGSQLKTEGYGGHPMRVYVHRRSPARVAAWLEAAGFTVAAEMVHRPAPDVEGGFVFAHR
- a CDS encoding MFS transporter, with the protein product MNYARSSRVAEFNSLWTAYTVTFLGSTIAMGALPFLALRYVQASAAQVSIMAALAAIASAVIALPLAPYVERLPKRRVLIATECVQFAAMASVVVAFAFDGLTYTHLCLVATIESAGSIVYLSAAGAFIKQTVAPDRLVAANARMEATNWTAFSVGPSVGGFLISAFGAVATMVVDAVSFVLGILCLLRVRGHHEDRPEEGSREPMVRQVRAGISHILRHRGLRGLYANAMLFGGAVTMTVPLLAVFMLRDLQLSAWQYGLALGAPAAAGLLGAAMSPRIVTVLGARRALLWSGAARGPWILLLLFATAGLPGLVTILVSQALLLFTAGVFNPVFATYRMRATPDQLMTRVGTAWSASSRLIQPLCIVVGGGVAALAGVRPALLLAGVLCLVASALLPWRHHDPADGPTGTDDDKSSATSSTTSGDNPEPQYSRTRTASR
- a CDS encoding putative immunity protein; this encodes MTAPDENLMIEVSTAELREITGYAVACAEPALTIFEQIRRDDPRPRTALDAARAFAGGARRTKEIRDSAWAAHRAYQETRDAGQVAASDAARAAVAAASAAFLHPLAKATQVLHILGAAAHAARAFELDAGDDRDIGAAYITKAAGLAGPTVVSVLTRYPNAPGGRGRVGELLRKLDASLRQRTTAAVDG
- a CDS encoding GOLPH3/VPS74 family protein, with product MQNEMLIVDDLMLLLIDDKSGTIAGEGTLYYTLCGAVLVELALRGLVETDETRTIFNGLEVRAVEGEPPSDPLLRSAYDRIAERPRGVQTLLIEIGTHLRGQVIDRLVERGLIRRERERMLGLFRTTRFRAENPQYEAEMLERVRAVLEDGADPDSRTAALAALLSASGTLPTFHPAIKWSGKVYKRAKELESGSWGADAVNTAVVRTAAAIAAASTVAVTTAVQSGG